The proteins below are encoded in one region of Deinococcus aquaedulcis:
- a CDS encoding gamma carbonic anhydrase family protein — protein MPRYALDGHVPQIHPTAFVAPSADIIGQVTVAEDASVWYGAVLRGDLEPITVGPGSNVQDGAVLHTDAGWPCVLSERVTVGHRAVVHGAACGPGSLVGMGAVMLSGSSLGAGAMLGAGAVLPEGAHVPDGMLAVGVPARVVRPAPSGGNAQRYVLNAQRFRQGARLLDEGQTAPDARAALSEVL, from the coding sequence ATGCCGCGCTACGCCCTGGACGGGCACGTCCCCCAGATTCATCCCACCGCTTTTGTGGCCCCCAGCGCCGACATTATTGGGCAGGTCACGGTGGCCGAAGACGCCAGTGTGTGGTACGGCGCGGTGCTACGCGGTGACCTGGAGCCCATCACCGTGGGGCCGGGCAGCAACGTGCAAGACGGCGCCGTCCTGCACACCGACGCGGGCTGGCCCTGCGTGCTGAGCGAGCGCGTGACGGTGGGCCACCGCGCGGTGGTGCACGGCGCCGCCTGCGGGCCCGGCAGCTTGGTGGGCATGGGCGCCGTGATGCTCAGTGGCTCCAGCCTGGGCGCCGGGGCGATGCTGGGCGCCGGGGCCGTGCTGCCCGAAGGCGCGCATGTGCCCGACGGCATGCTGGCTGTGGGCGTGCCCGCCCGCGTGGTGCGCCCGGCCCCCAGCGGCGGCAACGCGCAGCGGTATGTGCTGAACGCCCAGCGCTTTCGCCAGGGCGCGCGCCTGCTGGACGAGGGGCAGACAGCCCCGGACGCCCGCGCCGCGCTGTCTGAAGTCCTGTGA
- a CDS encoding ABC transporter permease: MTHRRPPLPLLLPALLTVLGVLLPLVYLVVRAFGAEGAELREIVFRARNLELLGNTLLLTAATLLTTTLVALPLAFVAARTTLRPRWLPMLLGVLPLAIPGYVGAYALIAASGPGGTIQAWTGLNWPGPTGFWGALGVLTLFTFPYLFLNLQSALRSLDPALEDAARLLGRTRRQTFLAVTLPHLRPAWLSGALLIALHVLGDFSVVSLMRYPTFSAAIYQQYTAAYDRVYSAWLALGLLLVTGAVLWLEARLVRGLHLSRVSPGGAREPRRVSLGRAAPLAWAFLAALAGATLVVPLGTVVHWLRLETNPYAWAGLQEALQGALGAAALAALTTTALAFPLAYIGSRAQGRLARITERAAYLGYATPPLAFALALIFFTLRLAPPLYQTFPLLIAAYTLHFVAEAVGPIRTGLTRATPRLEEAARVLGQSGVGALRRVTLPLLRPGLLVSAAFVFLSVLKELPLTLLLAPTGFETLARNVWTYTEEAQYAAAAPYALALAVSGAGLTLLILRRERPRERRRKDRP; encoded by the coding sequence ATGACCCACCGCCGCCCGCCTCTGCCACTGCTGCTGCCCGCCCTGCTGACGGTGCTGGGCGTGTTGTTGCCGTTGGTGTATCTGGTGGTGCGCGCTTTTGGTGCCGAGGGGGCAGAACTGCGCGAGATCGTGTTCCGGGCGCGCAATCTGGAGTTGCTGGGCAACACGCTGCTGCTGACGGCCGCCACGCTGCTGACCACCACACTGGTGGCCCTGCCGCTGGCGTTCGTGGCGGCCCGCACCACCCTGCGCCCGCGCTGGCTGCCGATGCTGCTGGGGGTGCTGCCGCTGGCCATTCCCGGCTACGTGGGCGCCTACGCTCTGATTGCGGCCAGCGGCCCCGGCGGCACCATTCAGGCCTGGACCGGCCTGAACTGGCCTGGGCCCACCGGCTTCTGGGGCGCGCTGGGGGTGCTGACCCTGTTCACCTTTCCGTACCTGTTCCTGAACCTGCAGTCGGCGCTGCGCAGCCTGGACCCCGCCCTGGAAGATGCCGCCCGGCTGCTGGGCCGCACCCGCCGCCAGACCTTTCTGGCCGTCACGCTGCCCCACCTGCGCCCGGCGTGGCTGTCCGGGGCTCTGCTGATTGCCCTGCACGTGCTGGGCGACTTTAGCGTGGTGAGCCTGATGCGCTATCCCACCTTCAGCGCCGCCATTTACCAGCAGTACACGGCGGCCTATGACCGGGTGTATTCGGCGTGGCTGGCCCTGGGTCTGCTGCTGGTCACGGGCGCGGTGCTGTGGCTGGAAGCCCGGCTGGTGCGGGGCCTGCACCTGTCGCGCGTATCGCCAGGGGGCGCCCGAGAGCCGCGCCGGGTCTCGCTGGGCCGGGCGGCGCCGCTGGCGTGGGCCTTTCTGGCGGCCCTGGCCGGGGCCACGCTGGTGGTGCCGCTGGGCACCGTGGTGCACTGGCTGCGCCTGGAGACCAACCCGTACGCCTGGGCCGGGCTGCAAGAAGCCCTGCAAGGGGCCCTGGGCGCCGCCGCGCTGGCGGCCCTGACCACCACCGCCCTGGCGTTTCCGCTGGCCTACATTGGCAGCCGGGCGCAGGGGCGGCTGGCCCGCATCACCGAGCGGGCCGCCTACCTGGGCTACGCCACCCCGCCGCTGGCCTTTGCCCTGGCCCTGATTTTCTTTACCCTGCGGCTGGCCCCGCCCCTGTACCAGACCTTTCCGCTGCTGATCGCCGCCTACACCCTGCACTTTGTGGCCGAAGCGGTGGGCCCCATCCGCACCGGCCTCACCCGCGCCACGCCCCGCCTGGAAGAAGCGGCGCGGGTGCTGGGCCAGAGTGGCGTAGGTGCCCTGCGCCGCGTCACCCTGCCCCTGCTGCGCCCGGGGCTGCTGGTGAGTGCGGCCTTCGTGTTCCTGAGCGTGCTCAAGGAATTGCCACTGACCCTGCTCCTGGCGCCCACCGGCTTTGAAACCCTGGCCCGCAACGTCTGGACCTACACCGAAGAAGCGCAGTACGCTGCCGCCGCCCCCTACGCCCTGGCCCTGGCGGTCAGCGGCGCGGGCCTGACCCTGCTGATCCTGCGCCGCGAGCGTCCCCGTGAGCGGCGCCGAAAGGACCGACCATGA
- a CDS encoding SDR family oxidoreductase has translation MSLPSAASSRTVLVTGATGGIGLITARELARQGERVLIVGRDAQKTGRVAGEIGAAGTFLADLSELAQVRRLAAQVREQTGQLDVLINNAGAFYRERQETREGIERTWALNHLSPFVLTRELLPLLRQSAAPRVITVASAAHAMGRLRLDDPEFRRGYGGWAAYAQSKLANILFARELARRESGVLSSSLHPGMVATGFAHNNGGWVSRLYGIVDRFALTPEQGAQTTLHVATAPLTASGRYYSESRETTPAPQALDDGAALALWQLSEAYVADLSPAGS, from the coding sequence ATGAGCCTGCCTTCTGCTGCTTCCTCCCGCACCGTGCTGGTGACTGGCGCCACTGGCGGCATCGGGCTGATCACGGCCCGCGAACTGGCCCGCCAGGGCGAGCGCGTGCTGATCGTGGGCCGCGATGCCCAGAAAACCGGGCGCGTGGCCGGGGAAATCGGGGCGGCGGGCACCTTCCTGGCCGACCTGTCCGAGCTGGCGCAGGTGCGGCGGCTGGCGGCGCAGGTGCGCGAGCAGACCGGGCAGCTGGACGTGCTGATCAATAACGCCGGGGCCTTTTACCGCGAACGGCAGGAAACGCGCGAGGGGATTGAACGCACCTGGGCGCTGAACCACCTCTCGCCCTTTGTGCTCACCCGCGAGTTGCTGCCGCTGCTGCGCCAGTCGGCGGCGCCCCGGGTGATCACGGTGGCCAGCGCCGCGCACGCCATGGGCCGGCTGCGGCTGGACGACCCGGAATTTCGTCGGGGCTACGGCGGCTGGGCCGCGTACGCCCAGAGCAAGCTGGCCAACATTCTGTTTGCCCGCGAACTGGCGCGGCGTGAAAGCGGCGTGCTGAGCAGCAGCCTGCACCCCGGGATGGTGGCCACCGGCTTTGCCCACAACAACGGGGGCTGGGTCAGCCGGCTGTACGGCATCGTGGACCGCTTTGCCCTGACGCCGGAACAGGGCGCGCAGACCACGCTCCATGTCGCCACCGCGCCGCTGACAGCCTCGGGCCGCTACTACAGCGAGAGCCGCGAAACGACGCCCGCGCCCCAGGCACTGGATGACGGCGCCGCCCTGGCGCTGTGGCAGCTCAGCGAGGCGTATGTGGCGGACCTGAGCCCGGCTGGAAGCTAA
- a CDS encoding extracellular solute-binding protein, producing MIRTALTLSALLLAGSSLAQTTLTVYSGRAKTFVDPVVQQFERQTGIKVNVRYGTDAQLVAALREEGARSPADVYWGNSVGALGELASENRFTKLGTALTRNVSDDYLPDTRAWLPTTVRFRTLAYNTAKIKPEQLPDSILDLPKMTSLKGRIGWTVSYPSFQDFLAAMIAKYGEATTKTWIEGMKALQPKDYKTSNVGMLEAMRAGEIDVALTNHYYIQRVNRLSYPIDTYFFKAGDIGNLGNATGAGILKTSKNQAAALRFLQALVAKDAQTFFLSVNFEYPVIGNILQPTTMLPYNDVVKRSPRIDPTVLPKNIEKAQKLLRDAGLL from the coding sequence ATGATTCGGACTGCCCTGACCCTGAGTGCCCTGCTGCTGGCCGGCTCCAGCCTTGCCCAGACCACCCTGACCGTGTACTCGGGCCGCGCCAAGACCTTCGTGGACCCTGTGGTGCAGCAGTTCGAGCGCCAGACCGGCATCAAGGTGAACGTGCGCTACGGCACCGATGCCCAGCTGGTCGCCGCCCTGCGCGAAGAGGGCGCGCGCAGCCCCGCCGACGTGTACTGGGGCAACTCGGTGGGCGCGCTGGGCGAACTGGCTTCCGAGAACCGCTTTACCAAGCTGGGCACCGCGCTGACCCGCAACGTCAGCGACGACTACCTGCCGGACACCCGCGCGTGGCTGCCCACCACCGTGCGCTTCCGCACCCTGGCCTACAACACGGCCAAGATCAAGCCCGAGCAGCTGCCCGACTCCATCCTGGACCTGCCCAAGATGACCAGCCTCAAGGGGCGCATTGGCTGGACCGTGTCCTACCCCAGCTTCCAGGACTTCCTGGCCGCCATGATCGCCAAGTACGGCGAGGCCACCACCAAGACCTGGATTGAAGGCATGAAGGCCCTGCAACCCAAGGACTACAAGACCAGCAACGTGGGCATGCTCGAAGCCATGCGCGCCGGCGAGATTGACGTGGCGCTGACCAACCACTACTACATCCAGCGTGTCAACCGCCTGAGCTACCCCATTGACACCTACTTCTTCAAGGCGGGCGACATTGGCAACCTGGGCAACGCCACGGGTGCGGGCATCCTGAAGACCAGCAAGAACCAGGCCGCCGCCCTGCGCTTCCTGCAGGCCCTGGTCGCCAAGGACGCCCAGACCTTCTTCCTCAGCGTGAACTTCGAGTACCCGGTGATCGGCAACATCCTGCAGCCCACGACCATGCTGCCTTACAACGACGTGGTCAAGCGTAGCCCCCGCATTGACCCCACCGTGCTGCCCAAGAACATCGAAAAGGCCCAGAAGCTCCTGCGCGACGCCGGCCTGCTGTAA
- a CDS encoding ABC transporter ATP-binding protein: protein MTSPILEFEGLTKRYAPGLPPVVDGLNLSVQAGELLTLLGPSGCGKTTTLRLIAGLERPDAGTVRIAGRDVTAPFAPPERRGVGLVFQDYALFPHLSVLGNVLFGLRHLPRPQRLPRARETLALVGLTVFESRRPDQLSGGQQQRVALARALAPRPSVLLLDEPFSNLDAQLRHSTRQEVRAILHQSGTTAVLVTHDQEEALAFSDRLVLMRGGQIEQVGPPHEVYAQPRTAFVANFLGRSNLLSGTADRHMARTALGVVPLREAASGPVMVSVRPEHLGFTDDPAAPEVTIVAREFKGHDVTYTVRLAGHAQDLLVHRPSDEVRPEGTQARLQVLQPARAVQ from the coding sequence ATGACCTCGCCCATTCTGGAATTTGAGGGGCTGACCAAACGCTATGCCCCCGGCCTGCCCCCGGTGGTGGACGGCCTGAACCTCAGCGTTCAAGCCGGTGAGCTGCTGACCCTGCTGGGCCCCTCGGGCTGCGGCAAGACCACCACTCTGCGCCTGATTGCGGGCCTGGAGCGCCCCGATGCGGGCACGGTGCGCATTGCCGGGCGCGATGTCACCGCGCCCTTTGCCCCGCCCGAGCGCCGGGGCGTGGGGCTGGTGTTTCAGGATTACGCGCTGTTTCCGCACCTGAGCGTGCTGGGCAACGTGCTGTTCGGCCTGCGCCATCTGCCCCGCCCCCAGCGCCTGCCCCGGGCCCGCGAGACCCTGGCCCTGGTGGGCCTCACTGTCTTTGAATCGCGCCGCCCTGATCAGCTCTCGGGCGGGCAGCAGCAGCGCGTGGCGCTGGCGCGCGCCCTGGCCCCGCGCCCCAGCGTGCTGCTGCTGGACGAGCCCTTTTCCAACCTGGACGCGCAGCTGCGCCACAGCACCCGCCAGGAGGTGCGCGCCATCCTGCACCAGAGTGGCACCACGGCGGTGCTGGTCACCCACGACCAGGAAGAGGCCCTGGCCTTCAGCGACCGCCTGGTCCTGATGCGCGGCGGCCAGATTGAGCAGGTGGGCCCGCCGCACGAGGTCTACGCGCAGCCGCGCACCGCCTTCGTGGCCAATTTCCTGGGGCGCAGCAACCTGCTCTCGGGCACCGCCGACCGCCACATGGCCCGCACGGCGCTGGGCGTGGTGCCCCTGCGCGAAGCGGCCAGTGGCCCGGTCATGGTGAGTGTGCGGCCCGAACACCTGGGCTTTACCGACGACCCCGCCGCCCCCGAGGTGACCATCGTGGCGCGGGAATTCAAGGGCCACGACGTGACCTATACCGTGCGGCTGGCCGGCCACGCCCAGGACCTGCTGGTGCACCGCCCCAGCGACGAGGTGCGCCCGGAAGGCACCCAGGCCCGCTTACAGGTGCTGCAGCCCGCGCGGGCCGTGCAGTAA
- a CDS encoding DUF705 domain-containing protein codes for MSPPPLVVYVDVDETLVRNVGRSRIPIPAAVAHVRELAAQGAELYCWSSGGAAYARESAREVGLEALFTAFLPKPQVLLDDQSVQTWRRLVQVHPLSCAGQTVDIYRARLAGKPPADGSG; via the coding sequence ATGAGCCCTCCCCCGCTGGTCGTTTATGTGGATGTGGACGAGACCCTGGTGCGCAACGTCGGGCGCTCCCGCATTCCCATTCCGGCAGCGGTGGCCCATGTGCGTGAACTGGCGGCGCAGGGGGCTGAGCTGTATTGCTGGAGTTCGGGCGGCGCGGCTTACGCCCGTGAGAGTGCGCGCGAGGTGGGGTTGGAGGCGCTGTTTACCGCCTTCCTGCCCAAGCCGCAGGTGCTGCTGGACGATCAGTCGGTGCAGACATGGCGGCGACTGGTGCAGGTGCATCCCCTGAGCTGCGCGGGCCAGACAGTGGACATCTACCGGGCACGGCTGGCCGGCAAACCTCCAGCCGACGGGTCCGGGTAA
- a CDS encoding MFS transporter: MTSTPARAPVSPWVLSAFWFGTAFHWLALLLILMPANVLDFVGEARKGSYVGLLTVIGAVMALVIPPLVGAHSDRTGRRLPYLKLGVGVNLAGLGVMGLAVALLDGMTGFWVYVLGFLLVQFGNNYATAPYSALIPQLVPVAQRGRYSGAMGMLQAAGQLLGALSAFALGQLQLPSITLFVLTAVMLLVPALVTMRGVPDDPVSATPQATQPAAHWTTLFAHRPFLWVFITRALFALGQYSVQPFLQYYNGDVLGQKDPVTSNSIMLACIIVASIVSALIGGRLSDRVGRKPVIYVAGTTMAGAALLLLVVPSFALALPLALLFGLGFGAFTSVDWALGSDAMPSERSFARDMGIWHVAFVAPQFIGGPQGVLLDWGNARAENLGYTLVFGLAAAFFMLGVVLVRNVPERVHGEGARQAA, encoded by the coding sequence ATGACTTCCACTCCTGCACGCGCGCCCGTGAGCCCGTGGGTGCTCTCGGCGTTCTGGTTCGGCACCGCCTTTCACTGGCTGGCGCTGCTGCTGATTCTCATGCCGGCCAACGTGCTGGACTTCGTGGGCGAAGCCCGCAAAGGCTCGTACGTGGGGCTGCTGACCGTGATCGGCGCGGTGATGGCCCTGGTGATTCCGCCGCTGGTGGGGGCCCACAGTGACCGCACCGGGCGGCGCCTGCCCTACCTGAAGCTGGGGGTGGGGGTCAACCTCGCTGGCCTGGGGGTTATGGGACTGGCGGTGGCCCTGCTGGACGGCATGACCGGCTTCTGGGTGTATGTGCTGGGCTTTTTGCTGGTGCAGTTTGGCAACAACTACGCCACCGCGCCCTACTCGGCCCTGATTCCGCAGCTGGTGCCGGTGGCGCAGCGCGGGCGCTACAGCGGGGCGATGGGCATGCTACAGGCGGCCGGGCAACTGTTGGGCGCGCTCAGTGCGTTCGCGCTGGGGCAGCTGCAGTTGCCGTCTATCACGCTGTTTGTGTTGACCGCCGTCATGCTGCTGGTGCCCGCCCTGGTCACCATGCGCGGCGTGCCGGACGATCCCGTTTCGGCGACCCCGCAGGCCACCCAGCCGGCCGCGCACTGGACCACGCTCTTTGCCCACCGCCCCTTCCTGTGGGTGTTCATCACGCGCGCGCTGTTTGCCCTGGGGCAGTATTCGGTGCAGCCTTTCTTGCAGTACTACAACGGCGACGTGCTGGGTCAGAAGGACCCGGTGACCTCCAACTCCATCATGCTGGCGTGCATCATCGTGGCCAGCATTGTTTCGGCGCTGATTGGCGGACGCCTGAGTGACCGCGTGGGGCGCAAACCGGTGATCTACGTGGCAGGCACCACCATGGCGGGCGCGGCGCTGCTGCTGCTGGTCGTGCCCTCCTTTGCACTGGCGCTGCCGCTGGCGCTGCTGTTCGGCCTGGGCTTCGGGGCCTTTACCAGTGTGGACTGGGCCCTGGGCAGCGACGCCATGCCCAGCGAACGCTCGTTTGCCCGCGACATGGGCATCTGGCACGTGGCCTTTGTGGCGCCGCAGTTTATCGGCGGGCCGCAGGGGGTGCTGCTGGACTGGGGCAACGCCCGCGCGGAGAACCTGGGCTACACCCTGGTCTTTGGGCTGGCGGCGGCGTTCTTCATGCTGGGCGTCGTGCTGGTGCGCAACGTCCCGGAGCGTGTGCACGGCGAAGGCGCAAGGCAGGCGGCCTGA
- a CDS encoding NADPH-dependent FMN reductase, producing the protein MKFTVLSTSLDPDSRSAWLCTLAAQQLRVEGHEVTHLDLRQTPLPPFDNVQGPGGCYEHPHAELYHRAIREADGLFLGVPVYNWGLGSGAKALVELTGSSDETRGLHGAWFDQPVTFLVSGGLDHGYLSHGAFAFGLMVDFRCVVNPDFVYATGAHWAAPGVPGEWLAARLARTVARGADLAGRLQGRPYRSVWEL; encoded by the coding sequence GTGAAGTTCACGGTTCTGTCCACCAGCCTGGACCCGGACAGCCGCAGCGCGTGGCTGTGTACCCTGGCGGCCCAGCAGTTGCGCGTGGAGGGCCACGAGGTCACCCACCTGGACCTGCGCCAGACCCCGCTGCCGCCCTTCGACAACGTACAGGGGCCGGGCGGCTGCTACGAGCACCCCCACGCCGAGCTGTACCACCGCGCCATCCGCGAGGCCGACGGGCTGTTTCTGGGCGTGCCGGTGTACAACTGGGGCCTGGGCTCGGGGGCCAAGGCGCTGGTGGAACTGACCGGCAGCAGCGACGAGACGCGCGGCCTGCACGGCGCTTGGTTTGACCAGCCGGTAACGTTTCTGGTTTCCGGGGGGCTGGATCACGGCTACCTCAGCCACGGCGCCTTTGCCTTTGGCCTGATGGTGGATTTCCGCTGCGTGGTCAACCCGGACTTCGTGTATGCCACAGGCGCGCACTGGGCGGCGCCGGGCGTGCCGGGCGAGTGGCTGGCGGCGCGGCTGGCCCGCACGGTGGCGCGTGGCGCCGACCTCGCCGGGCGCCTGCAGGGCCGCCCCTACCGCAGCGTGTGGGAGCTGTGA
- a CDS encoding M48 family metallopeptidase, giving the protein MNRAPAVHPETVVQGVYFDGRSSRPHPAELTLSAQGAALRVLGGGVVASAVHWQAAQVTVDPSIPGVRRRLKFPDGTRFETDDDAALRRWEAQTGHNRVLRGVRGLESHWAAALGALAVAGALTAAFVVWGIPALATQAALATPRSVLQTFDRETIELLDTDDYLGPSKLSAARQAQLQAAFAPVRDWAGGGYSYRLLLRDGKPGSDLGLGTNAFALPGGTIVMTDQLVNLARSDRELVGVLAHETAHVTRRHGVATVYQALGVSLVVTLLTGDLVSAGTFAAAVPATLLRSGYSRAAESEADRISAGYLLRVYGTTVPLQTMLARLEKEASKDSEDSGGSWLDLLSSHPVTRERIEDLRALEAAKAKQ; this is encoded by the coding sequence ATGAACCGTGCGCCGGCCGTTCACCCGGAAACGGTGGTGCAGGGCGTGTATTTCGATGGCCGCAGCAGCCGCCCCCACCCCGCCGAACTGACCCTGAGCGCCCAGGGGGCGGCCCTGCGGGTGCTGGGCGGGGGCGTGGTGGCCAGCGCCGTGCACTGGCAGGCTGCGCAAGTCACTGTTGACCCCAGTATTCCCGGGGTGCGCCGCCGCCTGAAGTTTCCCGACGGCACCCGCTTTGAAACGGATGACGACGCGGCGCTGCGCCGCTGGGAAGCCCAGACTGGGCACAACCGCGTGCTGCGCGGCGTGCGCGGCCTGGAAAGCCACTGGGCCGCCGCGCTGGGCGCCCTGGCCGTGGCGGGCGCGCTGACGGCCGCGTTCGTGGTGTGGGGCATTCCGGCGCTGGCCACACAGGCGGCACTGGCCACCCCGCGCAGCGTGCTGCAGACCTTTGACCGCGAAACCATAGAGCTGCTGGACACTGACGACTACCTGGGACCATCAAAGCTGAGCGCCGCGCGCCAGGCGCAGTTGCAGGCGGCGTTCGCCCCGGTGCGCGACTGGGCCGGGGGCGGCTATTCATACCGGCTGCTGCTGCGCGACGGCAAACCCGGCAGTGACCTGGGGCTGGGCACCAACGCCTTCGCGCTGCCGGGCGGCACCATCGTCATGACCGATCAGCTGGTGAACCTGGCGCGCAGTGACCGCGAACTGGTGGGGGTACTGGCCCACGAAACCGCCCATGTGACGCGGCGGCACGGCGTGGCCACGGTGTATCAGGCGTTGGGGGTGTCGCTGGTGGTGACCCTTCTGACCGGCGATCTGGTCAGCGCCGGCACCTTCGCGGCGGCCGTGCCGGCCACGTTGCTGCGCAGCGGCTACTCCCGCGCCGCCGAGAGCGAGGCGGACCGCATCTCGGCGGGCTACCTGCTTCGGGTGTACGGGACCACGGTACCCCTGCAGACCATGCTGGCCCGGCTGGAGAAAGAGGCCAGCAAGGACAGCGAGGACAGCGGAGGCTCGTGGCTGGACCTGCTCAGCTCGCACCCGGTCACCCGCGAGCGCATCGAGGACCTGCGGGCGCTGGAAGCGGCGAAGGCGAAACAGTAG
- a CDS encoding RluA family pseudouridine synthase, translated as MTAPSGPRAPLLAPTEKPRVVVEHPDFYVVHKPALWLTHPVRARVDVPDVLTYLRRLTGEDTLAPPHRLDRETSGAQLFSRDREAAQRFFTLFKTHLVGKTYVAIVHGTPDWERRTLDAPLGDLGLGGANRITIRQAVVPDGRPAVTDFRVMARRAGHTLIEAYPRSGRLHQIRAHLSHLGLPMVGDKIYGRDPSVFLEFMEVGQTPELTARLGLPRQALHAARIAFPWSGTQFSAELPLAPDLQAYWDALPQD; from the coding sequence GTGACTGCCCCCAGTGGTCCGCGCGCGCCCCTGCTGGCCCCCACCGAAAAGCCGCGCGTGGTGGTGGAGCACCCCGATTTCTACGTGGTGCATAAGCCGGCGCTGTGGCTGACCCACCCGGTACGCGCGCGGGTGGACGTGCCGGACGTACTGACCTACCTGCGTCGCCTGACCGGCGAGGACACCCTGGCCCCGCCGCACCGCCTGGACCGCGAAACCAGCGGCGCGCAGCTGTTCTCACGGGACCGCGAGGCGGCGCAGCGCTTCTTTACGCTGTTCAAAACGCATCTGGTGGGCAAAACCTACGTGGCCATCGTGCACGGCACCCCCGACTGGGAGCGGCGCACGCTGGACGCCCCGCTGGGCGACCTGGGCCTGGGCGGGGCCAACCGCATCACCATCCGGCAGGCGGTGGTGCCGGATGGCCGCCCGGCCGTCACCGATTTCCGGGTGATGGCCCGCCGGGCGGGGCACACGCTGATAGAGGCCTATCCCCGCAGCGGACGCCTGCACCAGATTCGCGCGCACCTCAGCCACCTGGGCCTGCCAATGGTGGGCGACAAGATTTACGGCCGCGATCCCAGCGTATTTCTGGAGTTCATGGAGGTGGGCCAGACCCCAGAACTCACCGCGCGGCTGGGTCTGCCCCGGCAGGCACTGCACGCCGCGCGCATTGCCTTCCCCTGGAGTGGCACCCAGTTCAGCGCCGAGCTGCCGCTGGCCCCGGACCTGCAGGCCTACTGGGACGCGCTGCCGCAGGACTAG
- a CDS encoding YjgN family protein, giving the protein MTDVSLAAPSLGRPVFERQASPTVLHHPVSFTGQAGEYFRIWIVNVALTLVTFGLYMPWARVRTRQYFYGHTWVDGQNFEYRANPWALLRGYLLIGGLSVLYALALQSQEPAYMLLGVLLLLIYLGFYPWLVRQSLRFQAVNTFHRGLNFSFHGSVGQAYVAYGAANLAASFTSGLALPWAWFMQRRYQLDHLAYGTARTQFRGDVAPFYMIGLTGLGLVIGGGLALGVLALVAAGGFAAFTGGDFPGMETDSDTVGWGFLAAGAAVYVGVLALYALAWQYVRAAIMAYVLNHAELGGVVRTGAQFSPWRLVWIGVTNSLAQLLTLGLATPWAAVRRTRYIMDGIQVRSLVPLDTFVGQATTGESALGEAASELLDIQVGF; this is encoded by the coding sequence ATGACCGACGTTTCGCTTGCCGCCCCCAGCCTGGGCCGCCCCGTCTTTGAGCGGCAGGCCTCACCCACCGTGCTGCACCACCCGGTGAGTTTCACCGGGCAGGCCGGCGAATACTTCCGCATCTGGATCGTGAATGTGGCGCTGACACTGGTCACCTTCGGGCTGTACATGCCCTGGGCGCGGGTGCGCACCCGGCAGTATTTCTACGGTCATACCTGGGTGGACGGCCAGAACTTCGAGTACCGCGCCAATCCCTGGGCGCTGCTGCGCGGCTACCTGCTGATTGGCGGGCTGTCGGTGCTGTACGCGCTGGCGCTGCAGTCCCAGGAGCCCGCTTATATGCTGCTGGGGGTGCTGCTCCTGCTGATCTACCTGGGCTTCTACCCGTGGCTGGTGCGGCAATCCCTGCGCTTTCAGGCGGTGAACACCTTTCACCGGGGCCTGAATTTCTCGTTTCACGGCTCGGTGGGACAGGCGTATGTGGCCTACGGCGCTGCCAACCTGGCCGCCAGCTTCACCTCGGGGCTGGCGCTGCCCTGGGCGTGGTTCATGCAGCGGCGCTACCAACTGGACCATCTGGCCTACGGCACAGCCCGCACGCAGTTTCGGGGCGACGTGGCGCCGTTTTACATGATCGGTCTGACCGGACTGGGGCTGGTGATCGGCGGCGGACTGGCACTGGGGGTGCTGGCGCTGGTGGCGGCAGGCGGCTTCGCGGCGTTCACCGGGGGCGATTTCCCGGGGATGGAGACGGACAGCGACACCGTGGGCTGGGGCTTCCTGGCAGCGGGTGCGGCCGTCTATGTGGGGGTTCTGGCGCTGTACGCGCTGGCGTGGCAGTACGTGCGCGCGGCGATCATGGCCTACGTGCTCAACCACGCTGAACTGGGCGGGGTGGTGCGCACCGGGGCCCAGTTCTCGCCGTGGCGGCTGGTGTGGATAGGGGTCACCAACAGCCTCGCGCAGCTGCTGACGCTGGGGTTGGCCACGCCGTGGGCAGCCGTGCGGCGCACCCGGTACATCATGGACGGCATTCAGGTGCGCTCGCTGGTGCCCCTGGACACCTTTGTGGGGCAGGCCACCACTGGCGAATCCGCGCTGGGTGAAGCCGCCAGCGAACTGTTGGATATTCAGGTGGGGTTCTAA